The following coding sequences lie in one Halarcobacter mediterraneus genomic window:
- a CDS encoding CinA family protein: MFTQQDMQELQNLLKLHKKTITTAESCTGGLIASKITEIAGSSSVFNAAIVSYSNEIKSKELNVKEETLSKYGAVSIEVVNEMLAGVLKKFNADYAIAVSGIAGPDGGTTSKPVGTVVIGVASKDKREVHIYNFKGTRNQVQNQAANKSLEKISKFLQKTLDK; the protein is encoded by the coding sequence ATGTTTACTCAACAAGATATGCAGGAACTGCAAAACCTGCTTAAACTCCACAAAAAGACTATTACAACAGCTGAAAGTTGTACAGGTGGTCTTATAGCTTCTAAAATCACAGAAATCGCAGGATCTTCATCAGTTTTCAATGCAGCTATCGTAAGCTACTCAAATGAAATAAAATCTAAAGAATTGAATGTTAAAGAAGAAACTCTATCAAAATATGGAGCTGTAAGTATTGAAGTTGTTAATGAAATGTTAGCTGGGGTATTAAAAAAATTCAATGCAGACTATGCAATAGCAGTTAGTGGAATTGCAGGTCCTGATGGTGGAACAACTTCTAAACCTGTTGGTACAGTAGTAATAGGAGTTGCTTCAAAAGACAAGAGAGAAGTGCATATTTATAACTTCAAAGGTACAAGAAATCAAGTGCAAAATCAAGCGGCAAATAAAAGTTTAGAAAAAATTTCAAAGTTTTTGCAAAAAACCCTTGACAAATAA
- a CDS encoding FAD-dependent oxidoreductase, with protein sequence MNTKHYQVAIVGGGISGAALFYEIARYTDAKSVCILEKYDDLATLNSKGTSNSQTIHVGDIETNYTLDKAKITKRTAKMIEKFCLQYGLQDKIMFAHQKMALGVGEKEVEFIKNRYEEFKELFPYLELWDKEALREKEPLLVYADKERTKDRPEPILAMGTQSEYTTVDFGEMTKELVKAGQEQEGVETDVYFNARVDEIEKVGDKYKITTTNGSVYTADFVVVNAGAHSLHLAHKMGYGKHMGSLSMAGSFYITNDTYLNGKVYMVQNPKLPFAALHGDPDILCDGKTRFGPTALALAVLERYKGGKSFFECLKTMNIGGDTIKIFWDLLKDSEIRNYVFRNFLFEVPGINKGLFVKDAQKIVPSLSTEDIEYAKGFGGVRPQVLDKKEQKLMLGEASINPGDGILFNMTPSPGATSCLGNAERDIKIVADYLNLTFDQDKFLDELTEKED encoded by the coding sequence ATGAATACGAAACATTATCAAGTAGCAATTGTAGGTGGTGGAATTTCAGGTGCTGCACTTTTCTACGAAATCGCTAGATATACAGATGCAAAAAGTGTATGTATTTTAGAAAAATATGATGATTTAGCAACATTAAACTCTAAAGGGACAAGTAACTCACAAACTATTCACGTAGGAGATATTGAAACAAATTATACTTTAGATAAAGCAAAAATCACAAAAAGAACTGCAAAAATGATTGAAAAGTTCTGTCTACAATATGGGCTTCAAGATAAAATTATGTTCGCTCACCAAAAAATGGCTTTAGGTGTAGGCGAAAAAGAAGTTGAATTTATTAAAAACAGATATGAAGAATTTAAAGAATTATTCCCTTATTTAGAATTATGGGATAAAGAAGCATTAAGAGAAAAAGAACCTTTATTAGTATATGCAGATAAAGAAAGAACAAAAGATAGACCAGAGCCTATTTTAGCAATGGGAACTCAAAGTGAGTATACTACTGTTGACTTTGGAGAGATGACTAAGGAATTAGTTAAAGCTGGTCAAGAACAAGAAGGTGTTGAAACTGACGTTTATTTCAATGCTAGAGTAGATGAAATTGAAAAAGTAGGTGACAAATATAAAATTACTACAACAAATGGTTCAGTTTATACTGCTGACTTCGTAGTTGTAAATGCAGGTGCTCATTCATTACACCTTGCACACAAAATGGGGTATGGAAAACACATGGGTTCACTTTCTATGGCTGGATCTTTTTATATTACTAATGATACTTACTTAAATGGTAAAGTTTATATGGTACAAAATCCAAAACTTCCATTCGCTGCACTTCATGGAGACCCAGATATTCTTTGTGATGGAAAAACTAGATTTGGACCAACTGCATTAGCACTTGCAGTACTTGAAAGATATAAAGGTGGTAAATCTTTCTTCGAATGTTTAAAAACTATGAACATTGGTGGAGATACTATCAAAATCTTCTGGGACTTATTAAAAGATTCAGAAATCAGAAACTATGTATTTAGAAACTTCTTATTTGAAGTTCCAGGAATCAATAAAGGTCTTTTTGTTAAAGATGCACAAAAAATTGTTCCTTCATTAAGTACAGAAGATATAGAGTATGCAAAAGGCTTTGGTGGAGTTAGACCACAAGTACTTGATAAAAAAGAGCAAAAGCTTATGCTAGGTGAAGCTTCTATTAATCCAGGTGATGGAATCTTATTCAATATGACTCCATCTCCAGGTGCTACATCTTGTTTAGGTAATGCAGAAAGAGATATTAAAATTGTTGCAGACTATCTTAATTTAACATTTGATCAAGATAAATTCTTAGATGAATTAACAGAAAAAGAAGACTAA